The nucleotide sequence GAACTGTTCACACAGCGAGAGCTGAAGCGAGAGCGTATTTTTAATTTATAATTTTTAATTTATAATTTATAATGAACAATGGATGTAAAGTGATTTTTAAAAGTTGTTAAGCAGGGAAAAAGAATATGAAACTAATTTCAAATCTGATTGAAGCACATATTTTTCGTGAATCAAAAAACGGAATAGAGTTTTTATTATTGAAAAGATCTGAAGGACAGCCATACCCCGGTTTGTGGCAGATGGTAACAGGCAAAATAAAATCCAATGAAAAAGCATATCAGACTGCTTTGAGAGAAATAAAAGAAGAAACGGGTTTAACTCCTGTTCAGTTTTGGGTTGCACCAACAGTTAATTCTTTCTACGAACCCATAGGTGAAAATATTTGTCTGATTCCTGTGTTTGCAGCAAGAGTTGAATCAGACAAAATAAAATT is from Ignavibacteriota bacterium and encodes:
- a CDS encoding NUDIX pyrophosphatase, which encodes MKLISNLIEAHIFRESKNGIEFLLLKRSEGQPYPGLWQMVTGKIKSNEKAYQTALREIKEETGLTPVQFWVAPTVNSFYEPIGENICLIPVFAARVESDKIKLSSEHTEYQWVDKSTAQKLLAWEGQRKAVQIIEDYFLSEKSFLHFVEIKI